The following coding sequences lie in one uncultured Mailhella sp. genomic window:
- a CDS encoding split-Soret cytochrome c, whose product MEYSRRAMLGVMGGLAVGGSLAAMSGTVIAAPAAPAMSAGKNGHFAQMGGEFGWTPKKIDDIAAAASVAYQGYWYKGYGCGYGVFYSIIGTMAEKYGAPYNTFPFTMMEGFKGGMSDWGTICGALAGAAMAFSVFYPRKEATPMVNELFRWYEQTAFPIYNPGDAAQGVKGDLPTSVSHSVLCHVSVSRWSHATKLAANSTERSERCGRITADVSRKAIEILNAKIEAGKEWKGALGKQESVTGCTTCHGKGKMSDIQKGNMDCTPCHSGSEATADKFHNHP is encoded by the coding sequence ATGGAATACAGCAGAAGAGCCATGCTGGGCGTTATGGGTGGTCTTGCCGTTGGTGGTTCCCTTGCCGCCATGTCCGGTACCGTTATCGCGGCTCCTGCCGCTCCTGCCATGTCCGCCGGCAAAAACGGACACTTTGCGCAGATGGGCGGAGAGTTCGGCTGGACCCCGAAAAAGATCGACGACATCGCCGCTGCGGCTTCCGTGGCCTATCAGGGCTACTGGTATAAGGGTTACGGCTGCGGCTACGGCGTGTTCTACAGCATCATCGGCACCATGGCGGAAAAGTACGGCGCTCCCTACAACACCTTCCCCTTCACCATGATGGAAGGATTCAAGGGCGGCATGTCCGACTGGGGCACCATCTGCGGCGCGCTTGCCGGCGCGGCCATGGCCTTCTCGGTGTTCTATCCGCGCAAGGAAGCCACTCCCATGGTGAACGAGCTGTTCCGCTGGTATGAACAGACGGCCTTCCCCATCTACAATCCCGGCGACGCCGCCCAGGGCGTGAAGGGCGATCTGCCCACCAGCGTGTCGCATTCCGTGCTCTGCCATGTGTCGGTTTCCCGCTGGTCGCACGCCACCAAGCTGGCGGCCAACAGCACGGAACGCAGCGAACGCTGCGGCCGCATCACGGCCGACGTGAGCCGCAAGGCCATTGAGATTCTCAACGCCAAGATCGAAGCCGGCAAGGAATGGAAGGGCGCGCTCGGCAAGCAGGAATCCGTGACCGGCTGCACCACCTGCCACGGCAAGGGCAAGATGTCCGACATCCAGAAGGGCAACATGGACTGCACTCCCTGCCACAGCGGTTCCGAAGCCACGGCGGACAAGTTCCACAACCATCCGTAA
- a CDS encoding aminoacyl-histidine dipeptidase, producing MNNASSTDKPYLGWFAKICSIPHESKHERQLSDYLVTFANERGLAVRQDEAGNILIRKPGTPGLEQAPAVVLQGHMDMVCVKDNGLDFDFAKDPLKLVFDGDSLHADGTSLGADNGIALAYMLALLDSRDIPHPPLEAVVTVDEEVGMGGATVFDASQVTASMFINMDSEEEGVFCVSCAGGRRSRMHIPAAFEDAAAVPERSAFRFFRITVGGLAGGHSGLEIHKERGNSNKLLARVLDDLMQAFPCRLASIHGGTAANAIPKESSAVVFIRADEDALRSRLDDWADVFRHELRGADGAGLHITLENAEGGRIMTEESAGRILDAALLIPTGIASMDMTITSQRLVESSNNFAVMLMEENGVVFQCQTRSSSASRKEALCRQIDVLGAMVGATVEHSGDYPAWEYNPDSRLQPLFEQTYRDLFHKDARVEGIHAGLECGLFSEKFKKLGHPMDFLSFGPEVTGAHSTKETLNLPSAERAWRLLLEVLRRIGEQA from the coding sequence ATGAACAACGCCTCCAGCACCGACAAGCCCTATCTCGGCTGGTTTGCCAAGATCTGCAGCATTCCTCATGAATCAAAGCACGAGCGTCAGCTCAGCGACTATCTCGTGACCTTCGCCAACGAGCGCGGCCTCGCCGTCAGGCAGGACGAAGCAGGCAACATTCTCATCCGCAAGCCCGGCACGCCCGGTCTGGAACAGGCTCCCGCCGTGGTTCTTCAGGGACACATGGACATGGTGTGCGTGAAGGACAACGGCCTCGACTTCGATTTTGCCAAGGATCCGCTGAAGCTCGTGTTCGACGGCGACAGCCTGCACGCCGACGGCACCTCGCTGGGCGCGGACAACGGCATAGCGCTCGCCTACATGCTCGCGCTGCTGGATTCCAGGGACATTCCGCATCCTCCGCTCGAAGCCGTGGTCACCGTGGATGAAGAAGTGGGCATGGGCGGAGCCACGGTGTTCGACGCCTCGCAGGTGACGGCCTCCATGTTCATCAACATGGACTCCGAAGAAGAAGGCGTGTTCTGCGTGAGCTGCGCCGGCGGAAGAAGAAGCAGAATGCACATTCCCGCCGCGTTTGAAGACGCGGCCGCCGTTCCCGAACGCAGCGCCTTCCGCTTTTTCCGCATCACCGTGGGCGGCCTGGCGGGCGGACACTCGGGCCTCGAAATCCACAAGGAGCGCGGCAACAGCAACAAGCTGCTGGCCAGAGTGCTCGACGACCTCATGCAGGCCTTCCCCTGCCGTCTGGCGTCCATCCACGGCGGCACGGCGGCCAACGCCATTCCCAAGGAGAGCTCGGCCGTGGTGTTCATCCGCGCCGACGAAGATGCGCTGCGCAGCCGTCTTGACGACTGGGCCGACGTTTTCCGCCACGAACTGCGGGGAGCCGACGGCGCAGGTCTGCACATCACCCTGGAGAACGCGGAAGGCGGCAGGATCATGACCGAAGAAAGCGCCGGACGCATTCTTGACGCCGCGCTGCTGATTCCCACCGGCATCGCCTCCATGGACATGACCATCACCTCGCAGCGTCTGGTGGAAAGCTCCAACAACTTTGCCGTGATGCTCATGGAAGAGAACGGCGTGGTCTTCCAGTGCCAGACCAGAAGTTCCTCCGCCAGCCGCAAGGAGGCCCTCTGCCGTCAGATCGACGTGCTCGGCGCCATGGTGGGCGCAACCGTGGAACATTCCGGCGACTATCCGGCCTGGGAATACAATCCCGATTCCCGCCTGCAGCCGCTGTTTGAACAGACCTACCGCGATCTCTTCCACAAGGACGCCAGAGTGGAAGGCATTCACGCCGGTCTGGAATGCGGCCTGTTCTCCGAAAAGTTCAAGAAGCTCGGACACCCCATGGACTTTCTCTCCTTCGGGCCGGAAGTCACGGGCGCGCATTCCACCAAGGAAACGCTCAACCTTCCTTCTGCTGAACGGGCCTGGCGTCTGCTGCTTGAGGTTCTGCGCCGCATAGGCGAGCAGGCCTGA